One window from the genome of Pelodictyon luteolum DSM 273 encodes:
- the rnr gene encoding ribonuclease R, with protein MARQRNSRNRKAKPSAPSSAQPAAENRKRSRPSSRQSGERVKPNDHILINEFLFMRGESSLGAEIVNFLSEHEGQRYRSVELAKAMGYGESRQLPGFWYVLHKMQDEGTLDKDSNRCYGMPGPDASYEDHLQHQKPFPIPDKDQYKVDSTYTGFITTHPNGYGFVKVEGFDDDVFIKADVMNSAIHGDEVELTVTKVPKTYSSRSTPHQRCEGMVTKIIQRKVSTIVGTLVRGNRRFTLKADERKILPEIIISIKNAAKAKDGQKVMVGELDFSKEGAIQGKVLEILGTAGDSAVEVSAIARSKGIDETFDKEIVKAASAMKMGVTDKDLQERLDVRDKVLFTIDPVDAKDFDDALSVEPLENGLWKIGVHIADVSHYVTEDSPLDKEALKRATSVYLVDRVIPMLPSRLSEDICSLNPGVDRMAFSVFFTMTEDGKVQKHEFHKTVIHSKRRFTYEDVQEILNNKKGDYLMELQLLEKISVLLREERFRHGGLDFETEEVRFKLGKKGEPLEVMKKERLGSHRLIEEFMLLANRKVAEFLTKTFKEGKKVPQPVIYRVHDSPQQERVIILANFVKKIGYDLKINKGKDGPIVSAKSLRELLQKVHGTNVEFLVNELVLRCMSKAVYTGENDGHYGLGFEHYTHFTSPIRRYPDLIVHRLLFEYEAFRKKRRKMPEARIAELKQKIDTVCRISNEREKVAVEAERESIKLKQVEYMQSHTGKVYPGVISGATEYGIYVRMVDFAIEGLVHMRNLTDDYYEFDEKSYSLVGKRRKKRLQIGQKVMVKVHEVDMQRRTIDLTLG; from the coding sequence GTGGCAAGACAGCGCAACAGCAGGAACAGGAAAGCTAAGCCCTCAGCACCGTCCTCAGCACAGCCCGCAGCAGAGAACAGGAAAAGAAGCAGACCGTCTTCACGACAGAGCGGGGAACGGGTGAAGCCAAACGACCATATTCTCATCAACGAGTTTCTTTTCATGCGCGGCGAGAGTTCGCTTGGCGCTGAAATAGTCAACTTTCTTTCAGAGCACGAAGGGCAGCGTTACCGCTCGGTGGAGCTGGCCAAGGCCATGGGCTACGGCGAGTCCCGCCAGCTTCCCGGATTCTGGTACGTGCTGCACAAGATGCAGGATGAGGGGACGCTCGACAAGGATTCCAACCGCTGCTACGGCATGCCGGGCCCCGACGCTTCCTACGAAGACCATCTACAGCACCAGAAACCCTTCCCAATACCCGACAAGGACCAGTACAAGGTCGACAGCACCTATACGGGTTTCATCACCACCCATCCCAACGGGTATGGATTCGTGAAGGTCGAGGGATTCGATGACGATGTCTTCATCAAGGCCGATGTCATGAACTCCGCAATCCACGGTGACGAGGTCGAGCTTACGGTCACCAAGGTCCCCAAGACATACAGTTCCCGTTCGACGCCTCATCAGCGCTGCGAGGGCATGGTCACGAAAATCATCCAGCGCAAGGTCTCGACCATCGTCGGCACGCTTGTGCGCGGCAACCGCCGCTTCACCCTGAAGGCGGATGAACGGAAGATCCTGCCTGAAATCATCATTTCGATCAAAAACGCAGCCAAGGCCAAGGACGGCCAGAAGGTCATGGTCGGCGAGCTCGATTTCAGCAAGGAGGGAGCAATACAGGGCAAAGTGCTGGAGATCCTCGGTACAGCCGGTGACTCCGCAGTTGAAGTGAGCGCCATCGCCCGGAGCAAGGGCATTGACGAAACCTTCGACAAGGAGATCGTAAAGGCCGCCTCAGCGATGAAAATGGGCGTGACAGACAAAGACCTGCAGGAACGCCTCGACGTCCGCGACAAGGTGCTCTTTACCATCGATCCCGTCGACGCAAAGGACTTCGACGACGCCCTTTCGGTCGAACCTCTCGAAAACGGGCTCTGGAAGATCGGTGTACACATTGCCGACGTATCGCACTATGTGACCGAGGACTCTCCGCTCGATAAAGAAGCCCTGAAACGCGCCACTTCCGTCTATCTCGTCGACCGCGTCATTCCGATGCTGCCTTCCCGTCTTTCCGAAGACATCTGCAGCCTCAACCCCGGCGTCGATCGCATGGCATTCTCCGTTTTCTTCACCATGACGGAGGATGGCAAGGTCCAGAAGCATGAGTTCCACAAGACCGTCATTCACAGCAAGCGGCGTTTCACCTACGAAGACGTCCAGGAGATTCTCAACAACAAGAAGGGTGACTACCTGATGGAGCTGCAGCTGCTTGAGAAGATCAGCGTGCTGCTTCGTGAAGAGCGTTTCCGCCACGGCGGCCTTGATTTCGAAACCGAAGAGGTCCGCTTCAAGCTTGGCAAGAAGGGCGAGCCGCTCGAAGTCATGAAAAAGGAGCGCCTCGGCAGCCATCGCCTGATTGAAGAGTTCATGCTGCTGGCCAACCGCAAGGTGGCAGAGTTTCTGACCAAGACCTTCAAGGAAGGCAAGAAGGTGCCTCAGCCGGTGATCTACCGCGTGCACGATTCGCCCCAGCAGGAGCGGGTCATCATTCTTGCCAATTTCGTCAAGAAGATCGGCTACGACCTCAAGATCAACAAGGGCAAGGACGGCCCGATCGTCTCTGCCAAGTCGCTGCGTGAGCTCCTGCAGAAGGTCCACGGCACCAACGTCGAGTTCCTCGTCAACGAGCTCGTCCTTCGCTGCATGTCGAAAGCCGTCTATACCGGGGAGAACGATGGCCACTACGGCCTCGGTTTCGAGCACTATACCCACTTCACTTCGCCGATCAGGCGCTATCCCGACCTCATCGTGCATCGACTGCTCTTCGAGTATGAGGCGTTCCGTAAAAAGCGCCGCAAGATGCCCGAGGCGCGCATTGCCGAGCTGAAGCAGAAAATCGATACGGTATGCCGCATCTCAAACGAGCGCGAAAAGGTTGCCGTCGAGGCTGAGCGGGAATCCATCAAGCTCAAGCAGGTCGAGTACATGCAGAGCCACACCGGAAAGGTCTATCCTGGCGTCATTTCAGGAGCCACCGAGTACGGCATCTATGTCCGCATGGTCGATTTCGCCATCGAGGGTCTGGTGCACATGCGCAACCTCACCGACGACTACTACGAGTTTGACGAGAAGTCATACTCGCTGGTTGGCAAGCGCCGCAAAAAGCGCCTCCAGATAGGCCAGAAGGTAATGGTGAAGGTGCACGAGGTCGACATGCAGCGCCGCACCATCGACCTGACGCTCGGCTAG
- a CDS encoding deoxyribodipyrimidine photo-lyase gives MIDPRCISVLNSAPGISGPVIYWMSRDQRVEQNRALHYARFRAVADGAPLIVAFTLSPSFIGATFRQYDFMLRGLMEVERRLRELEIGFVLLEGDPAEAIVRFRESIGSGCVVTDYSPLRISRRWKATAAAALPVLFIEVDAHNIVPCLMASPKQEYSARTFRPKVNRLLGEFLIALPPVERVPASEPWAPTDWERVRARLPVERPAGTVRHPQPGEAAAIRHLETFIRERLAWYGERRNDPNADATSGLSPYLHFGHIWAGTVAIAVRGVMNVVNSPSPEGWEAIGVVNSTSPEGREASGVVNSTSPEGWEATGVVNSPSPEESKAAFLEELIVRRELSDNYCAYNSRYDSFDGLPIWAQDSLARHAADLREAIYTPEEFEKAVTHDPLWNAAQQELLRTGSIHGYMRMYWAKKILEWSPSPREAFETAVWLNDRYALDGRDPNGYAGVAWSIGGLHDRPWFERPVYGKIRYMNAAGCRRKFDVERYIREQKEP, from the coding sequence ATGATCGATCCACGATGCATCTCGGTGCTGAACTCGGCACCCGGAATATCGGGGCCCGTCATCTACTGGATGTCACGCGACCAGCGGGTGGAGCAGAACCGAGCACTGCACTACGCACGGTTCCGGGCCGTGGCAGACGGGGCACCCCTCATCGTCGCCTTCACCCTCTCGCCTTCATTCATCGGCGCCACCTTTCGCCAGTACGACTTCATGCTGCGGGGACTCATGGAGGTGGAGCGTCGGCTGCGGGAACTGGAGATCGGCTTCGTGCTGCTTGAGGGCGACCCGGCAGAGGCAATCGTACGTTTCAGGGAGTCCATAGGCTCCGGGTGCGTCGTCACCGACTACTCCCCGCTCAGAATCAGCCGCAGGTGGAAAGCGACTGCGGCGGCGGCACTCCCGGTACTCTTCATCGAGGTCGATGCACACAACATCGTTCCCTGCCTTATGGCCTCCCCGAAACAGGAATATTCGGCCCGCACCTTCCGTCCGAAAGTCAACCGCCTGCTCGGAGAGTTTCTCATCGCGCTACCGCCTGTTGAGCGGGTGCCAGCATCCGAGCCGTGGGCTCCGACCGACTGGGAGAGGGTGAGGGCGCGGCTCCCGGTCGAACGCCCTGCCGGAACAGTCCGCCATCCGCAGCCCGGCGAAGCAGCAGCCATCCGCCATCTCGAAACCTTCATCCGGGAACGGCTCGCCTGGTATGGAGAGCGGCGCAATGACCCGAACGCCGATGCGACCTCAGGCCTGTCACCCTACCTGCATTTCGGTCATATCTGGGCCGGTACGGTTGCCATTGCGGTAAGGGGCGTTATGAATGTAGTGAACAGCCCAAGTCCGGAGGGATGGGAGGCAATCGGCGTAGTGAACAGCACAAGTCCGGAGGGAAGGGAGGCATCCGGCGTAGTGAACAGCACAAGTCCGGAGGGATGGGAGGCAACCGGCGTAGTGAACAGCCCAAGTCCGGAGGAGTCAAAAGCGGCGTTCCTCGAAGAGCTGATCGTACGCCGTGAGTTGTCAGACAACTACTGCGCATACAACAGCCGCTACGACTCGTTCGATGGCCTGCCCATATGGGCACAGGACAGTCTCGCCCGCCATGCCGCGGACCTGAGGGAGGCTATCTATACACCCGAAGAGTTCGAGAAAGCTGTTACGCACGACCCGCTGTGGAACGCGGCACAGCAGGAACTGCTTCGTACGGGATCGATCCACGGCTACATGCGGATGTACTGGGCAAAGAAGATTCTGGAGTGGAGCCCCTCGCCGAGAGAAGCATTCGAAACGGCGGTGTGGCTGAACGATCGGTACGCGCTTGACGGAAGGGATCCGAACGGGTATGCGGGGGTGGCGTGGTCGATCGGGGGCCTGCATGACCGGCCCTGGTTTGAGCGGCCGGTCTACGGGAAGATCAGGTACATGAACGCCGCCGGGTGCCGGCGGAAGTTCGATGTGGAGCGCTACATACGCGAACAGAAGGAACCCTAG
- a CDS encoding type 1 glutamine amidotransferase — protein sequence MQERLLIVKNITHEGPGLLEGLLLDRRIDADIADLSRGDPFPDPDSYRALVVLGGPQSVNDPTPEMQGELKQIEKALKKEIPYLGICLGMQALVHAAGGRVVPCPEKETGFFDPTGDPYRMELSEEGQSDPLFKGLGDRFRVFQLHGETVVPATGTVLLGTGHRCHHQAVKAGKHAYGLQCHFEMTRDTLDRWTEIDPDLKAMGRERLLGEFDELQEEYRTTGLRLLGNFLDIAGFKAEGTA from the coding sequence ATGCAAGAGCGACTCCTCATCGTAAAGAACATCACGCACGAAGGTCCCGGCCTGCTTGAAGGCCTGCTCCTTGACCGCCGGATCGATGCCGATATTGCAGACCTCTCCCGGGGCGACCCGTTCCCCGACCCGGACAGCTACCGGGCCCTCGTAGTGCTCGGAGGACCGCAGAGCGTCAATGACCCAACGCCCGAAATGCAGGGTGAACTCAAGCAGATCGAGAAGGCTCTAAAAAAAGAGATACCTTACCTCGGCATCTGCCTCGGCATGCAGGCGCTGGTGCATGCTGCAGGCGGCAGAGTGGTTCCTTGCCCTGAAAAAGAGACCGGTTTTTTCGATCCCACCGGTGACCCCTACCGGATGGAGCTGAGCGAAGAGGGACAGAGCGACCCACTGTTCAAGGGGCTCGGGGATCGGTTCCGGGTCTTCCAGCTCCACGGCGAAACGGTTGTGCCGGCAACTGGTACCGTCCTGCTCGGAACCGGCCACCGATGCCACCACCAGGCGGTAAAGGCGGGAAAGCACGCCTACGGGCTGCAATGCCATTTCGAAATGACGCGCGACACGCTCGACAGATGGACAGAGATCGACCCCGACTTGAAAGCAATGGGCCGTGAACGTCTGCTCGGGGAGTTTGACGAACTGCAGGAAGAGTATCGCACTACAGGACTCCGCCTCCTTGGCAACTTCCTCGACATAGCCGGATTCAAAGCAGAGGGAACGGCATGA
- a CDS encoding aminoacyl-histidine dipeptidase produces MHDELLQLEPRPLWRHFHLLCQTPRPSGHETAVRRLVVGFGRTLGLETLKDEAGNVIIRKPATPGMEERPGVVLQAHLDMVPQKDAGCSHDFANDPIEAYVDGDRVRARGTTLGADNGIGAGAAMAVLESSTIVHGPLEALFTANEEAGMTGALGLKPGVLKGSILLNLDSEDEGELFIGCAGGLDATIAFDCPQEHLPPGNRAFEVRVKGLSGGHSGMDINLGRANANRVLAALLLRGAETHGMRLASFEGGSLRNAIPREASAVVTVPDEDAGRFHGMFPDLAAAIGEQLAAADPGCSIDIIPGDEPSSVIQRDAAGRFLRGLSNCPNGVIRMSADIDGLVESSSNLAIVRTSPGRAIAECLLRSSTDGGMEELKDAFTGVFPPLGATALFSGGYPGWRPDPASPVLRLMQEAYRSLYGRAPGVSAVHAGLECGIIGDLCPGLDMVSFGPTIRHPHSPGEYVVISSVGRFWDFLVRVLAEI; encoded by the coding sequence ATGCATGATGAACTCCTGCAGCTCGAACCCCGGCCGCTCTGGCGCCATTTTCATCTGCTCTGCCAAACGCCGCGGCCGTCCGGGCATGAAACGGCTGTGCGCCGACTTGTGGTCGGGTTCGGGCGTACGCTTGGCCTTGAGACCCTGAAAGACGAAGCCGGCAATGTCATCATCCGCAAGCCCGCCACCCCCGGTATGGAGGAGCGCCCGGGGGTCGTGCTTCAGGCCCATCTCGACATGGTGCCCCAGAAGGACGCCGGTTGCAGCCACGACTTTGCAAACGATCCGATTGAGGCCTATGTCGATGGAGACCGGGTGCGTGCACGCGGCACCACCCTCGGGGCCGATAATGGCATCGGTGCGGGAGCGGCGATGGCCGTACTTGAATCCTCCACGATTGTGCACGGGCCCCTTGAAGCGCTTTTCACCGCAAACGAGGAGGCCGGCATGACGGGCGCCCTCGGCCTGAAGCCGGGAGTGCTGAAGGGCAGCATTCTTCTCAACCTCGACTCCGAAGACGAGGGAGAGCTTTTCATCGGCTGTGCCGGCGGGCTCGATGCCACCATTGCGTTCGACTGCCCTCAGGAACATCTTCCTCCCGGCAACCGTGCATTTGAGGTGAGGGTCAAGGGACTCAGCGGGGGGCACAGCGGGATGGACATCAACCTCGGTCGTGCCAATGCCAACCGGGTTCTCGCAGCACTTCTCCTTAGGGGGGCGGAGACGCACGGCATGCGGCTCGCTTCATTCGAAGGCGGCAGTCTCCGCAACGCCATACCGAGAGAAGCTTCTGCTGTCGTGACGGTTCCGGACGAAGATGCCGGGAGGTTTCATGGTATGTTTCCGGATCTTGCCGCGGCCATAGGTGAACAGCTCGCCGCGGCAGATCCCGGGTGTAGCATTGACATCATTCCAGGTGACGAGCCCTCATCAGTGATACAGAGGGATGCTGCCGGGCGCTTCCTCAGGGGGCTCTCTAACTGCCCGAACGGGGTCATCCGGATGAGTGCCGATATCGATGGACTTGTTGAAAGCTCCAGCAACCTTGCCATTGTCCGCACCAGCCCCGGCCGTGCCATTGCAGAGTGCCTGCTGCGCAGTTCCACGGACGGCGGCATGGAGGAGCTCAAGGATGCATTTACCGGCGTATTTCCTCCGCTCGGAGCAACGGCGCTGTTCAGCGGCGGTTACCCCGGGTGGAGGCCTGATCCAGCATCCCCGGTCCTCAGGCTCATGCAGGAAGCATACCGGAGCCTGTACGGCAGAGCGCCCGGGGTGAGTGCCGTACACGCCGGACTTGAATGCGGCATCATCGGCGACCTCTGCCCCGGACTTGATATGGTCTCTTTCGGTCCGACCATTCGCCACCCCCACTCTCCGGGCGAGTATGTCGTCATCTCTTCAGTCGGAAGATTCTGGGATTTCCTCGTCCGGGTGCTCGCCGAAATCTGA
- a CDS encoding 3'-5' exonuclease, which produces MKKVLWFDLETTGIDPDRHGIIQFAGLAEIEGVVAESFEIKMQPHEGAMIEDEALAVSGFSREQIASFTPHAEAYKAIDGFLARHVSRFERNDKFYPAGYNVRFDLDFLSRMFRRYDQYGLGSFINWRSLDPQPILNIMEYMGRLSLPNHKLQTVCEHLGVRLENAHDALSDIKATRELMELLMEHVSIAPFTGLRT; this is translated from the coding sequence ATGAAAAAGGTGTTATGGTTCGACCTTGAAACAACAGGAATAGATCCGGACCGCCACGGCATCATCCAGTTTGCCGGTCTGGCGGAGATTGAGGGTGTGGTGGCGGAGTCCTTCGAAATCAAGATGCAGCCGCACGAAGGGGCGATGATTGAGGATGAAGCGCTGGCGGTCAGCGGTTTCAGCCGCGAGCAGATCGCATCCTTCACCCCGCACGCCGAAGCCTATAAGGCAATCGACGGTTTTCTTGCACGCCATGTCTCCCGTTTCGAGAGAAATGACAAGTTCTACCCGGCCGGCTACAATGTCCGTTTCGACCTTGATTTTCTGAGCCGGATGTTCCGCCGCTACGACCAGTACGGCCTCGGCTCCTTCATCAACTGGAGATCCCTTGATCCCCAGCCCATACTGAACATCATGGAGTACATGGGCCGGCTGTCGCTCCCAAACCACAAGCTGCAGACGGTCTGCGAACATCTCGGAGTCCGGCTTGAAAACGCACATGATGCGCTTTCAGACATAAAAGCCACCCGTGAACTCATGGAGCTGCTGATGGAGCATGTTTCGATAGCGCCGTTCACAGGACTGCGGACCTGA
- a CDS encoding helix-turn-helix domain-containing protein, translating into MTEENIGQRIKELRGQKGLSQEELARRIAMPRTAVTKIESGSQEVRFRELAKFAEALGISLGTLLEERRPVRESVEDAFLRVSDSAQGYGHIRPELETMLHVILLSAAGDPLLDGRRITETVLEADRMHLAAYGKSISGMPKGSSSEMEHAISTTLANMVKEHVLHMVVDRESGARRYLPLMKPDLQELSAAAYVLIEKAVAMTG; encoded by the coding sequence ATGACAGAGGAAAACATCGGACAGAGGATCAAAGAACTCCGCGGCCAAAAGGGGCTTTCTCAGGAGGAACTCGCCAGACGGATAGCTATGCCGAGGACCGCCGTCACCAAAATTGAATCGGGCAGTCAGGAGGTACGTTTCAGGGAACTGGCGAAATTTGCCGAAGCGCTCGGCATCTCCCTCGGAACACTGCTCGAAGAGCGCCGCCCGGTAAGGGAGAGTGTCGAGGATGCATTTTTAAGGGTATCAGACAGCGCACAAGGATACGGCCATATACGTCCAGAGCTTGAAACGATGCTGCATGTCATCCTCCTCTCTGCTGCCGGCGACCCCCTTCTGGACGGCCGGCGCATCACGGAAACCGTTCTGGAGGCCGACCGTATGCACCTCGCAGCCTACGGAAAATCGATCTCCGGCATGCCGAAGGGCAGCAGCTCGGAAATGGAACATGCAATAAGCACCACACTCGCAAACATGGTGAAGGAACATGTGCTGCACATGGTCGTAGACAGGGAGTCAGGCGCCAGAAGATACCTCCCGCTCATGAAGCCGGACCTTCAGGAACTCTCGGCAGCCGCATATGTGCTGATTGAAAAAGCGGTCGCCATGACGGGCTGA
- a CDS encoding vWA domain-containing protein: MKKGYTHITVILDRSGSMGIIRDDTIGGLNAFVDRQAAEPGDATLTLVQFDSGDPYEVRLHFMPIGEVRALNPETYVPRGMTPLLDALGRAINDIECGIAKLEEGRRPETVVVAVITDGQENSSTEFTKPQVEKMVGRKSAEGWEFIFLSADLSAIEDAQQLGFRQDATALFDKSPEGVACCMEMLSSRVSEKRIAPDDA, from the coding sequence ATGAAAAAGGGCTATACGCATATCACGGTCATTCTTGACCGCTCGGGATCTATGGGAATCATCCGTGATGACACCATCGGCGGACTGAACGCGTTTGTCGATCGCCAGGCGGCGGAGCCGGGGGATGCGACCCTTACGCTTGTGCAGTTCGATTCGGGGGATCCCTACGAGGTGCGCCTGCACTTCATGCCGATCGGCGAGGTTCGGGCGCTGAACCCTGAAACCTATGTTCCGAGGGGTATGACGCCGCTGCTCGATGCACTCGGCCGAGCAATCAACGACATAGAGTGCGGCATCGCAAAGCTTGAGGAAGGCCGGCGGCCCGAAACGGTTGTCGTTGCAGTCATTACCGACGGCCAGGAAAACTCGAGCACGGAGTTCACGAAGCCGCAGGTGGAGAAAATGGTCGGCCGGAAGTCGGCCGAAGGGTGGGAGTTCATTTTTCTCAGCGCAGATCTGTCGGCCATCGAGGACGCTCAGCAGCTGGGGTTTCGTCAGGATGCCACCGCATTATTCGACAAAAGCCCGGAAGGGGTGGCCTGCTGCATGGAGATGCTGTCGAGCAGGGTGAGCGAGAAGCGCATTGCTCCAGATGATGCGTGA
- a CDS encoding DUF3127 domain-containing protein, translating into MELTGKLVSVLPEQTGNGKNGVWRKQDVVIETEGKFPKKICVSIWGDKADRSILQPGAQLKVSFDLESREFNGRWYTDVKAWKVETAGGGKAGGERFAPAEGVYDSGPTSYDDGDMPF; encoded by the coding sequence ATGGAGTTGACAGGTAAACTGGTTTCGGTGCTGCCGGAACAGACCGGGAACGGAAAAAACGGGGTGTGGCGGAAACAGGATGTAGTGATTGAGACTGAGGGCAAGTTCCCGAAAAAGATATGCGTCTCCATATGGGGAGACAAGGCTGACCGCTCTATTCTGCAGCCGGGAGCGCAGCTAAAGGTTTCTTTCGACCTTGAGAGCCGGGAGTTCAATGGTCGGTGGTATACGGATGTGAAGGCCTGGAAAGTGGAGACTGCCGGTGGCGGCAAGGCTGGGGGTGAGCGCTTTGCTCCCGCAGAGGGCGTGTATGATTCGGGACCTACGTCTTACGATGACGGCGATATGCCCTTCTGA
- a CDS encoding rhodanese-like domain-containing protein → MAKVKEVNPTTAFDMTKKGALIVDVREPHEVSRKAFDVADVMLAPMSRFSGSMAEIPANRNVIMACHSGSRSIIAARMLAEHGHKRVTNMQYGIAYWERAGLPVKKAPKKPPFVWLKKLFGKEG, encoded by the coding sequence ATGGCCAAGGTTAAAGAAGTAAACCCCACCACCGCATTCGACATGACGAAAAAAGGCGCGCTCATCGTCGATGTCCGTGAGCCGCATGAAGTTTCGAGAAAAGCTTTTGATGTGGCGGATGTGATGCTGGCCCCCATGAGCCGTTTTTCAGGCTCCATGGCGGAAATACCCGCAAACAGGAACGTCATCATGGCCTGCCATAGCGGCAGCCGCAGCATCATTGCCGCCAGAATGCTGGCAGAGCACGGCCATAAAAGAGTGACCAACATGCAGTACGGCATCGCATACTGGGAACGCGCCGGGCTTCCGGTAAAAAAAGCGCCGAAAAAGCCCCCGTTCGTCTGGCTGAAAAAGCTGTTCGGCAAGGAAGGATAA
- a CDS encoding transporter substrate-binding domain-containing protein, with the protein MQTPHRHRLSAMIPHRLALVSLLFMIMLSSACLRTADGTERELKIATKHAPPFAMQDEHGKWNGLSIDLITAIAEKQGFRATFVPMSLLDMLEAVNRGEVDLAAAALTMTVEREKQLDFSHPYFQSGLAIAVREKEDGWKYALGRLFSPAFLRILGGLSLLLLLSGFLVWLFERRQNPGDFGGGPAEGIWSGFWWAAVTMTTVGYGDKAPKTRPGRMVALVWMFTSLIVISGFTAAITTSLTVGSLGSGIQEMDDLYGKKVGTLEASTSSSFLEELAIKGQYFPTVKEAMQALEKGQIDAVVYDEPILRYMITSGEIHGVRVVERSFKPEYYAFALPPGSPETETLNRNLLGIINSLAWKEIKYKYLREE; encoded by the coding sequence ATGCAGACACCCCATCGACACCGGCTGAGCGCCATGATACCCCATAGGCTTGCCCTCGTCTCACTTCTGTTCATGATCATGCTGTCGTCCGCATGCCTCCGCACTGCAGATGGGACGGAACGGGAACTCAAAATTGCGACCAAGCACGCTCCCCCTTTCGCAATGCAGGATGAACACGGCAAGTGGAACGGGCTTTCCATTGACCTGATCACTGCCATTGCCGAAAAACAGGGGTTCCGAGCCACCTTCGTACCGATGAGCCTCCTGGACATGCTTGAAGCTGTCAACCGGGGGGAGGTCGATCTTGCCGCCGCAGCCCTCACCATGACGGTGGAACGAGAGAAACAGCTTGATTTTTCCCACCCCTACTTTCAATCGGGGCTTGCCATCGCTGTCAGGGAAAAGGAAGACGGATGGAAATACGCCCTCGGCCGCCTCTTTTCTCCCGCATTTCTCCGGATACTCGGCGGGCTCTCGCTGTTGCTGCTGCTCTCAGGTTTCCTTGTCTGGCTGTTCGAGCGCCGCCAGAACCCCGGAGACTTCGGAGGGGGACCGGCTGAGGGCATATGGTCGGGATTCTGGTGGGCGGCCGTCACCATGACCACCGTCGGGTACGGCGACAAGGCACCGAAAACCCGTCCGGGAAGAATGGTCGCCCTTGTCTGGATGTTCACGAGCCTGATCGTCATCTCCGGCTTCACCGCCGCCATAACGACATCCCTGACCGTCGGGTCTCTCGGCAGCGGCATTCAGGAGATGGACGACTTGTATGGGAAGAAAGTCGGTACCCTCGAAGCATCGACCAGCAGTAGCTTCCTTGAGGAACTGGCAATCAAGGGCCAATACTTTCCGACGGTAAAAGAGGCGATGCAGGCACTTGAAAAAGGTCAGATCGATGCCGTTGTTTACGATGAACCGATACTCCGCTACATGATAACATCTGGGGAGATACACGGAGTCAGGGTAGTTGAACGTTCCTTCAAGCCTGAATACTATGCCTTCGCCCTGCCCCCTGGAAGTCCCGAAACAGAAACCCTGAACAGGAACCTGCTCGGTATCATCAACTCCCTGGCATGGAAAGAGATCAAATACAAATACCTCCGGGAGGAGTAA